One window of Acidimicrobiia bacterium genomic DNA carries:
- a CDS encoding metalloregulator ArsR/SmtB family transcription factor codes for MTVMIGSRPAKDALFDGFARVAASLGSGRRLEIVDVLAQAPRTVEDLAAAIGQSVANTSHHLRRMATDGLVVGERQGRQVQYRLASHHVRDLWRAVQGVAAEHHDGLEEKVVAYLGDRNEIMVLDREAALQRMQDPTTIVIDVRPLVEYEAGHLAGAVNVPPDQLEVLLSGLPGGDVVAYCRGRYCSYADQAVRLLVAAGRTAYRMDDGYHDWERPAG; via the coding sequence ATGACAGTCATGATTGGATCTCGGCCTGCCAAAGATGCATTGTTCGACGGGTTCGCCCGGGTGGCAGCATCGTTGGGGTCGGGCCGGCGTCTTGAGATCGTTGATGTTTTGGCTCAGGCACCCCGGACGGTCGAAGATCTCGCGGCGGCCATTGGCCAGAGTGTGGCAAACACGTCGCATCATCTCCGGAGGATGGCGACCGATGGGCTCGTCGTTGGGGAACGTCAGGGACGCCAGGTCCAATATCGACTGGCGTCTCATCACGTGCGGGACCTTTGGCGAGCGGTGCAGGGGGTGGCTGCGGAACACCATGATGGTCTTGAAGAAAAGGTGGTGGCCTATCTGGGCGACCGGAACGAGATCATGGTCCTAGACAGGGAAGCTGCCCTTCAGCGGATGCAGGATCCCACCACCATCGTTATCGACGTCCGCCCCCTGGTCGAATACGAAGCGGGGCACCTCGCCGGCGCGGTCAATGTCCCCCCCGACCAGCTCGAAGTGTTGCTTTCGGGTCTTCCCGGTGGAGATGTCGTTGCTTACTGCCGTGGGCGTTATTGCTCATATGCCGACCAGGCGGTCCGATTGCTTGTGGCCGCCGGGCGTACGGCTTACCGAATGGACGACGGCTACCACGATTGGGAACGCCCGGCCGGATGA
- a CDS encoding aminotransferase class III-fold pyridoxal phosphate-dependent enzyme yields the protein MKFMDRNPPELSLDLLAEVLLESYGLNGQLTGLDSERDQNARVDTSEGTYVLKVCNVDEHPGVIDLQIKALHHIARRDPGLPVPRALPTLDGRDTAVLQDADGTGYTVRLMSFVAGDMIRTHRELDTPAMRRSSGSMLARLDLALRGFFHSAADQEHPWAMTHMPKLLAYTKHISDPGPRRTVEGILERMREETLPRTARMRHQVVHQDAHTGNLVIDPARPTDIAGIIDFGDIVYAPLIMELAVAIDLTGRPSLAPEGLFDVAVGYDAVLPLEEDEVDVLIDLVLGRMAMTSAIVAGRKALWPDVPAYFDHEEQMWSQLERVNSAASDLRIGLRRALRFPMPIDGSIDSIQLRADRERVMGERSPHFYKKTLHLERGKGVWLYGADGRQYLDFYNNVPTVGHSHPHVVKAVSRQLAALNTHTRYLYNNAVEYADRLTATVADHLDVCLFVNSGSEANDVAWQISQVVTGNAGLLVMHNAYHGITQAGIDMTPAKGLEPARHVEEIPAPDDYRRAVTTPAEAISDTENAIDQLRIRGIDLAAFIVDSAMCSSGIPDVPDGFLGAIASTVHAAGGLVIADEVQSGFGRLGAMWGHELLGMRPDIVTLGKPVGNGHPLGVVITSRAILDEFQAQVRLFSTFGGNPVSCAAGLAVLDVIQREDLITNSRTTGNYLRERLRELAETQPLIGDVRGRGLLAGLELVTDRETKAPATAQTRELLELMRENGALVGKDGEHAHILKLRPPLVTTRQHVDVFVDILARSLAEVST from the coding sequence GTGAAATTTATGGATCGCAACCCGCCGGAACTATCACTCGATCTGCTCGCCGAAGTGCTGTTGGAATCCTACGGGCTAAACGGACAACTGACCGGCCTCGACAGCGAGCGCGACCAGAATGCCCGGGTCGACACCTCCGAAGGCACCTATGTCTTGAAGGTGTGCAATGTGGACGAACATCCCGGGGTGATCGACCTCCAGATCAAGGCGCTTCACCACATCGCCCGGCGCGATCCGGGCTTGCCAGTACCCCGAGCCCTCCCGACTCTCGACGGCCGCGATACCGCGGTACTCCAAGATGCCGACGGCACGGGCTACACCGTCCGACTTATGTCCTTTGTGGCAGGCGACATGATCCGGACCCATCGGGAACTCGACACGCCTGCCATGCGCAGAAGTAGCGGTTCGATGCTCGCCAGACTCGATCTGGCATTGCGAGGGTTCTTTCATTCCGCCGCCGACCAGGAGCATCCGTGGGCCATGACTCACATGCCCAAACTATTGGCATACACCAAGCATATTTCAGATCCCGGGCCCCGCCGCACCGTCGAGGGGATCCTCGAGAGGATGCGCGAAGAAACGCTCCCCAGGACCGCCCGCATGCGTCATCAGGTCGTCCATCAGGACGCCCACACCGGAAACCTGGTTATCGATCCGGCTCGCCCCACTGACATCGCGGGCATCATCGACTTTGGCGACATCGTCTACGCCCCGCTGATCATGGAACTGGCTGTCGCCATTGACCTCACCGGACGCCCGTCGCTCGCACCCGAGGGTTTGTTTGATGTGGCGGTTGGCTACGACGCGGTGCTTCCACTCGAGGAAGATGAAGTTGATGTGCTGATTGACCTCGTTCTTGGTCGCATGGCGATGACGAGCGCCATCGTGGCCGGCCGCAAAGCTCTTTGGCCCGATGTCCCGGCCTATTTCGATCACGAAGAGCAGATGTGGTCGCAGCTGGAACGGGTCAATTCCGCCGCTTCTGATCTGAGAATCGGCCTGCGAAGGGCCCTCCGGTTTCCAATGCCGATCGATGGGAGTATCGACAGCATTCAGTTACGGGCCGATCGTGAGAGAGTGATGGGCGAGCGGTCGCCACACTTCTACAAGAAGACTCTCCACCTGGAGCGTGGCAAGGGCGTCTGGCTATACGGAGCTGACGGCCGCCAGTACCTCGACTTCTACAACAATGTTCCGACCGTCGGCCATTCCCATCCCCACGTCGTCAAGGCCGTTTCCCGCCAGTTGGCGGCCCTCAACACCCACACCCGCTACCTCTACAACAACGCCGTGGAGTATGCCGACCGTCTGACCGCCACGGTTGCCGATCATCTCGATGTGTGTCTGTTCGTGAACTCCGGTTCAGAAGCCAACGACGTTGCCTGGCAGATCAGTCAGGTGGTGACCGGGAACGCCGGATTGTTGGTGATGCACAACGCCTATCACGGCATCACCCAGGCCGGCATCGACATGACACCCGCCAAGGGACTCGAACCTGCCAGACACGTCGAGGAGATCCCGGCTCCCGACGACTACCGCCGTGCCGTCACCACGCCAGCCGAGGCGATTTCAGACACAGAAAACGCCATCGACCAACTTCGCATCCGGGGGATTGACCTGGCAGCCTTCATCGTTGATTCGGCGATGTGTTCCAGCGGCATCCCTGACGTGCCAGATGGATTCCTCGGCGCCATCGCATCCACTGTCCACGCCGCCGGAGGACTCGTAATAGCCGACGAGGTGCAGTCGGGGTTCGGAAGGCTGGGCGCTATGTGGGGCCATGAACTTCTCGGGATGCGACCCGACATCGTCACGCTCGGCAAACCGGTCGGAAACGGTCATCCGCTCGGGGTGGTGATTACGAGTCGGGCCATTCTTGACGAGTTCCAGGCACAAGTGCGCCTGTTCTCGACGTTCGGGGGCAACCCCGTGTCATGTGCGGCAGGACTGGCGGTGCTCGATGTCATACAGCGAGAAGACCTCATCACAAACTCTCGCACCACCGGCAACTACCTGCGCGAGCGGCTGAGAGAACTTGCCGAGACTCAACCTCTCATCGGCGACGTGAGAGGTAGGGGATTGTTGGCGGGCCTCGAACTCGTCACCGATCGGGAGACCAAGGCACCAGCCACCGCCCAAACCCGGGAGCTACTCGAGCTCATGCGCGAGAACGGCGCGCTGGTCGGGAAGGATGGCGAACATGCCCACATCCTCAAGCTGCGCCCTCCCCTCGTCACCACCCGCCAACATGTCGACGTATTCGTCGATATTCTCGCCCGGTCCCTAGCCGAAGTGTCCACCTAG
- a CDS encoding MBL fold metallo-hydrolase: protein MQITPIADPGLGNTAYLVDLGDGSGLVVDPERDPRPYLEAAKRRRLKIKHVVETHLHADFVSGARELIAVGANLLAPAAANLAYPHTPVEDGTNVAVGDLQVTVIATPGHTPEHVAYLLNDGDRPLALFSGGTLMEGGVARTDLVSPALTVPLARSAYRSVRRLFDELPDEVELHPTHGAGSFCSAGPATETGARTIGSERPHHPVLLASSEDEFVSSLIGGLGTFPPYFLTLRPVNQAGPAIYGVELPTLKPLDIDSLDQVLAGGGTVVDARSIAQFGKGYIPGSISNELRDQFGTWLGWVLEADTPVVFVLDATQDERELVRQALNVGFENLSGRIDLDVWIAADRALNSIDIVDAAHIDPTVPILDVRQQNEYEAGHVKDAMHVELGALTLKPAEEIPPAVVHCGHGQRAMTGASLLARAGVETLAVTTAGPEEIARYR from the coding sequence TTGCAAATCACCCCCATTGCCGATCCGGGCCTCGGCAATACTGCGTATCTCGTGGACCTCGGCGACGGGTCCGGCCTGGTAGTCGATCCCGAACGCGATCCCCGACCGTACCTTGAAGCAGCCAAACGGCGTCGCCTCAAAATCAAGCATGTGGTTGAGACTCACCTCCACGCCGACTTTGTCTCTGGGGCACGTGAACTCATAGCCGTAGGAGCCAACTTACTGGCCCCGGCCGCCGCCAATCTTGCGTATCCCCACACGCCGGTCGAGGACGGTACGAATGTGGCGGTGGGTGACCTGCAGGTAACGGTCATTGCAACTCCGGGACACACCCCCGAACATGTCGCCTACCTCCTCAACGACGGAGACCGACCGCTTGCCCTGTTTTCGGGCGGCACACTCATGGAAGGCGGAGTGGCTCGGACTGATCTTGTATCGCCGGCCCTAACAGTCCCGTTGGCCCGAAGCGCTTATCGATCGGTACGACGACTGTTCGACGAGTTACCCGATGAGGTCGAGCTGCACCCAACACACGGAGCAGGTTCATTCTGTTCCGCAGGACCGGCGACCGAAACCGGGGCAAGAACCATTGGGAGTGAGCGACCCCATCACCCGGTTCTACTGGCCAGCAGTGAAGACGAATTCGTCAGCTCTCTGATCGGCGGACTCGGTACCTTCCCTCCTTACTTCCTAACTCTCCGTCCTGTAAACCAGGCCGGTCCAGCTATCTATGGGGTAGAGCTCCCGACACTCAAACCGCTTGACATCGACAGCCTCGACCAGGTACTCGCCGGCGGGGGAACCGTCGTTGATGCCCGATCCATCGCCCAGTTTGGGAAAGGGTACATCCCGGGGTCAATCTCCAACGAGCTCCGCGACCAGTTCGGAACCTGGCTTGGCTGGGTTCTCGAAGCAGACACACCCGTAGTGTTCGTCCTCGACGCCACCCAGGACGAACGAGAACTCGTGCGCCAGGCCCTCAACGTTGGATTCGAAAACCTCTCTGGCCGCATCGACCTCGACGTGTGGATCGCCGCAGACCGCGCCCTGAACTCAATCGACATCGTTGACGCAGCGCACATCGATCCCACCGTTCCGATCCTCGACGTCCGGCAGCAGAACGAATACGAAGCAGGCCATGTCAAAGATGCCATGCATGTAGAACTCGGCGCTCTGACCCTGAAGCCGGCCGAAGAAATACCCCCCGCAGTGGTGCATTGCGGTCACGGCCAACGTGCGATGACCGGCGCCAGCCTCCTTGCCAGGGCAGGGGTCGAGACTCTGGCCGTCACCACAGCTGGACCCGAGGAAATCGCCAGATACCGATGA
- a CDS encoding MFS transporter → MKRVQLGIRANLAQFALLVGVNALVGGMLGQERTVLPLLAKSEFGLSGFTTALTFIVAFGLVKAATNFFAGTWSDRFGRKPVLIAGWLIGLPIPFLLMWAPTWGWVIAANVLLGMNQGLSWSATVIMKIDLAGPQRRGLAMGINEAAGYLAVSAAALATGYIAANTGLRPEPFYLGVVFAALGLGLSVFAVRETHTHVKHEAANHTGTANSQMSTRDVFIETSFRDRSLSAVSQAGLVNNLNDGMAWGLLPIFYASAGLSISQIGILAAVYPAVWGLGQLVTGGMSDRYGRKWMIAGGMGLQGVAIAGIAIGSSFGAWIITGLILGIGTALVYPTLLAAVGDVAHPSWRASAVGSYRLWRDAGFAVGAFLTGIVADATNARTAIGAVAVLTVVSGLVVVGRMKETHPRLVHSPPSS, encoded by the coding sequence ATGAAACGAGTACAACTCGGAATACGAGCCAACCTGGCTCAGTTTGCGCTGCTGGTCGGTGTAAATGCCCTGGTAGGTGGGATGCTCGGCCAGGAGCGCACCGTGCTCCCCTTGCTGGCCAAGTCGGAGTTCGGTTTGAGCGGATTCACGACGGCTCTAACATTCATCGTGGCGTTCGGTCTCGTCAAGGCAGCCACCAACTTCTTTGCGGGAACCTGGTCAGATCGGTTCGGGCGAAAACCTGTGCTGATCGCTGGATGGCTCATCGGCCTGCCCATCCCGTTTCTGTTGATGTGGGCACCAACCTGGGGTTGGGTCATTGCCGCCAACGTTCTCCTCGGTATGAACCAGGGACTGTCGTGGTCGGCGACGGTGATCATGAAGATCGACCTGGCCGGCCCTCAACGTCGAGGCCTGGCCATGGGCATCAACGAAGCTGCCGGCTACCTGGCGGTGTCCGCCGCAGCTTTGGCAACCGGCTATATCGCCGCCAACACCGGCCTCCGCCCGGAGCCGTTCTACCTCGGCGTGGTGTTCGCAGCACTCGGTTTGGGTCTATCCGTATTTGCAGTCCGCGAAACACACACCCACGTCAAACACGAAGCCGCCAATCACACCGGCACGGCCAACTCGCAGATGTCAACCAGAGACGTGTTCATCGAAACCAGCTTCCGGGACCGTTCGTTGTCGGCGGTCAGCCAAGCAGGCCTGGTCAACAACCTGAACGATGGAATGGCCTGGGGGCTACTCCCTATTTTCTATGCCAGCGCCGGGCTATCGATTTCCCAGATCGGCATTCTGGCTGCAGTGTATCCAGCCGTGTGGGGACTCGGACAGCTAGTCACCGGTGGGATGAGCGACCGGTACGGGCGAAAGTGGATGATCGCCGGAGGCATGGGATTACAGGGAGTCGCCATCGCCGGTATCGCCATCGGTTCGTCGTTCGGGGCCTGGATCATCACAGGGCTGATCCTGGGAATCGGAACCGCCCTCGTGTATCCCACATTGTTGGCGGCAGTTGGAGATGTGGCCCATCCGAGCTGGCGAGCGTCGGCAGTGGGCTCCTATAGGTTATGGCGTGACGCAGGTTTTGCCGTTGGAGCGTTCCTGACCGGGATCGTCGCCGACGCCACCAACGCAAGAACCGCCATCGGCGCAGTAGCGGTACTTACCGTGGTGTCCGGACTGGTCGTCGTTGGGCGTATGAAGGAAACCCACCCTCGTTTGGTTCACTCACCCCCGTCCAGTTGA
- a CDS encoding ABC transporter ATP-binding protein yields the protein MLSIAGLSCSYGTASIIDNLDLDLGEGEVLSVLGRNGMGKTTMVSAIAGIRPPEIRSGSIKFDDKELTNQASFEVARLGIGLVPQGRHVFGSLTVVENLNVVARPPRHSAEPWTLERVFDFFPRLAERTNSFARNLSGGEQQMLAIGRALMTNPSLLLMDEPSEGLAPIVLGAIRDRLLEIKGSDLSILLVEQNLGLALSLADRIAIMGAHGQIVWTGTPDELRQDDEAKKNHLGV from the coding sequence ATGCTGTCTATTGCGGGTCTATCTTGTTCATACGGCACCGCCTCCATCATCGACAACCTGGATCTCGACCTCGGCGAGGGCGAAGTTCTGTCGGTTCTCGGTCGCAATGGCATGGGCAAGACCACCATGGTCAGTGCCATCGCCGGGATCCGGCCACCGGAGATTCGCTCCGGAAGCATCAAATTTGATGACAAGGAACTCACCAACCAGGCAAGTTTTGAGGTCGCTCGACTCGGCATCGGCCTCGTGCCGCAGGGACGTCACGTCTTCGGCAGCCTGACGGTCGTCGAAAACTTGAATGTAGTTGCTCGCCCGCCCCGGCATTCCGCTGAGCCGTGGACCCTCGAGCGGGTGTTTGATTTTTTTCCAAGGCTGGCCGAACGTACCAACAGCTTTGCTCGCAATCTGTCGGGCGGCGAACAACAGATGCTTGCCATCGGGCGGGCGCTTATGACCAACCCGTCGTTGCTACTTATGGACGAGCCATCCGAGGGCCTCGCCCCCATCGTCCTCGGGGCCATCAGGGATCGCCTCCTTGAGATCAAGGGCTCCGACCTATCGATTCTGCTCGTGGAACAGAATCTGGGGTTGGCGCTATCACTCGCCGATCGGATCGCCATCATGGGTGCCCACGGTCAGATCGTTTGGACCGGTACCCCCGACGAACTCCGGCAAGACGACGAAGCCAAGAAGAACCACCTCGGCGTCTGA